One stretch of Narcine bancroftii isolate sNarBan1 chromosome 8, sNarBan1.hap1, whole genome shotgun sequence DNA includes these proteins:
- the LOC138741548 gene encoding gap junction alpha-4 protein-like encodes MGDWSFLEKLLDEVQEHSTVIGKIWLTVLFIFRILILGTAAEYVWGDEQSDFKCNTEQPGCENVCYDKAFPISHVRYWVLQILFVSTPTLIYLGHVLHISRKEEKLKQEEEALRSQPSKGSQTELIVKEIERKKQKYGIDETGKIKIKGALMCTYSLSIISKMIFELSFSFGQWYLYGFVMPAIYVCQRNPCPHKVDCFISRPTEKTIFILFMFVVSLISLLLNLLEIFQLLGKCVLKTIQTNSKKQIYLKPSDFPGRPYIEKESLPMEYIYTTVEGNQGHYQSCNKSSSEQNWTNYTTEQRLADQKANPLPYNLLKEVPDKVDQHSVQGPRPISPASSQSSRRRQDDVAV; translated from the coding sequence ATGGGAGACTGGAGTTTTTTGGAAAAACTCCTCGATGAAGTACAGGAACATTCAACAGTGATTGGCAAAATCTGGCTCACCGTCCTCTTCATATTTCGGATTCTGATCCTGGGCACTGCTGCGGAATACGTCTGGGGTGACGAGCAGTCCGATTTCAAATGCAACACTGAGCAGCCAGGTTGTGAGAATGTCTGCTATGACAAAGCGTTTCCCATCTCACACGTCCGCTACTGGGTGCTGCAGATCCTCTTCGTGTCAACGCCAACGCTTATCTACTTGGGCCATGTGTTGCACATATCAAGAAAAGAAGAGAAACTTAAACAAGAAGAAGAGGCATTGAGGTCCCAGCCAAGCAAGGGCAGTCAGACTGAGCTCATTGTCAAAgagattgaaagaaagaaacaaaagtaTGGCATTGACGAGACAGGAAAAATCAAAATTAAGGGAGCACTCATGTGCACCTATTCACTGAGTATTATCTCCAAAATGATATTTGAACTGAGCTTTTCTTTTGGGCAGTGGTATCTATATGGCTTTGTAATGCCTGCAATTTATGTCTGTCAAAGAAATCCCTGCCCACATAAAGTGGATTGTTTTATATCTCGTCCTACAGAAAAgactattttcattttatttatgtttGTAGTATCTCTGATATCCCTTCTGCTGAACCTTTTGGAAATATTCCAGCTCCTTGGCAAGTGTGTTCTCAAAACAATTCAGACCAACTCCAAGAAACAAATCTATCTAAAACCATCTGACTTTCCAGGGAGGCCCTATATAGAAAAGGAATCTTTGCCAATGGAGTACATTTATACAACCGTAGAAGGGAATCAGGGACATTACCAGAGTTGCAACAAGTCATCTTCTGAGCAAAACTGGACAAATTATACGACAGAACAGAGATTAGCAGATCAAAAGGCAAATCCCTTGCCATATAACCTCTTGAAGGAAGTCCCTGATAAAGTCGACCAACATTCAGTTCAAGGACCAAGGCCTATCAGTCCAGCCAGCAGTCAAAGCAGTAGAAGGCGGCAAGATGATGTTGCAGTCTGA